In Topomyia yanbarensis strain Yona2022 chromosome 2, ASM3024719v1, whole genome shotgun sequence, one DNA window encodes the following:
- the LOC131683397 gene encoding angiopoietin-related protein 1-like isoform X1, with translation MKKLLLTLAAVSLVSAQTSNGFGYELLLGAFDQLEQDLQNTNEKLLQAFSGRSGPRFNAINEVPSCKDTSTNVSGVYRINPELATLAPFLVYCDHTVEDGGWTVIHRRFDGTLNFNRNWAEYRQGFGNLQSEYWLGLEKMHQISRSGNYELLVVLKSFNGTTKTARYDRFSVASEFEQYRLNLGRFVNGEARDSLSAINGMKFSAVNRDNDVGDGNCAITHSSGWWHKECFEANLNGMYQKGKVFKTMSWYYFNNTHDCLQEARMLIRPS, from the exons ATGAAGAAGCTCCTGCTGACGCTCGCAGCTGTAAGCCTAGTCTCGGCGCAAACCTCCAACGGATTTGGATACGAATTACTTCTTGGTGCGTTCGACCAACTAGAACAAGATCTTCAGAATACCAACGAAAAACTATTGCAAGCTTTCTCGGGAAGGTCCGGTCCGAGATTCAATG CTATCAACGAAGTACCCTCGTGCAAGGACACCAGCACCAACGTCAGTGGTGTGTACCGAATCAATCCGGAACTGGCAACGCTAGCTCCCTTTCTAGTGTACTGTGACCATACCGTGGAGGACGGTGGATGGACAGTGATCCACCGGCGGTTCGACGGGACGTTAAATTTTAACCGAAACTGGGCCGAATACAGACAAGGCTTCGGAAACCTACAGAGCGAGTATTGGCTAGGATTGGAAAAGATGCATCAGATAAGTCGCAGTGGAAACTACGAACTGTTGGTAGTTCTTAAGAGTTTCAACGGAACAACGAAAACTGCTCGCTACGATCGATTCTCGGTGGCAAGTGAGTTCGAACAGTACAGGCTCAACCTGGGTCGATTTGTGAACGGCGAAGCCAGGGACAGTTTGAGTGCAATCAACGGGATGAAGTTTTCCGCTGTGAATCGGGATAATGACGTTGGTGATGGGAATTGTGCGATCACCCATTCCAGCGGATGGTGGCATAAGGAGTGCTTCGAGGC GAATTTGAACGGCATGTACCAGAaaggaaaagtttttaaaaccATGTCTTGGTACTATTTCAACAATACCCACGATTGTTTGCAGGAGGCACGAATGCTCATTCGACCATCGTAA
- the LOC131683397 gene encoding angiopoietin-related protein 1-like isoform X2, translated as MKKLLLTLAAVSLVSAQTSNGFGYELLLAINEVPSCKDTSTNVSGVYRINPELATLAPFLVYCDHTVEDGGWTVIHRRFDGTLNFNRNWAEYRQGFGNLQSEYWLGLEKMHQISRSGNYELLVVLKSFNGTTKTARYDRFSVASEFEQYRLNLGRFVNGEARDSLSAINGMKFSAVNRDNDVGDGNCAITHSSGWWHKECFEANLNGMYQKGKVFKTMSWYYFNNTHDCLQEARMLIRPS; from the exons ATGAAGAAGCTCCTGCTGACGCTCGCAGCTGTAAGCCTAGTCTCGGCGCAAACCTCCAACGGATTTGGATACGAATTACTTCTTG CTATCAACGAAGTACCCTCGTGCAAGGACACCAGCACCAACGTCAGTGGTGTGTACCGAATCAATCCGGAACTGGCAACGCTAGCTCCCTTTCTAGTGTACTGTGACCATACCGTGGAGGACGGTGGATGGACAGTGATCCACCGGCGGTTCGACGGGACGTTAAATTTTAACCGAAACTGGGCCGAATACAGACAAGGCTTCGGAAACCTACAGAGCGAGTATTGGCTAGGATTGGAAAAGATGCATCAGATAAGTCGCAGTGGAAACTACGAACTGTTGGTAGTTCTTAAGAGTTTCAACGGAACAACGAAAACTGCTCGCTACGATCGATTCTCGGTGGCAAGTGAGTTCGAACAGTACAGGCTCAACCTGGGTCGATTTGTGAACGGCGAAGCCAGGGACAGTTTGAGTGCAATCAACGGGATGAAGTTTTCCGCTGTGAATCGGGATAATGACGTTGGTGATGGGAATTGTGCGATCACCCATTCCAGCGGATGGTGGCATAAGGAGTGCTTCGAGGC GAATTTGAACGGCATGTACCAGAaaggaaaagtttttaaaaccATGTCTTGGTACTATTTCAACAATACCCACGATTGTTTGCAGGAGGCACGAATGCTCATTCGACCATCGTAA